A genomic window from Glycine soja cultivar W05 chromosome 10, ASM419377v2, whole genome shotgun sequence includes:
- the LOC114370697 gene encoding protein IQ-DOMAIN 14: MAKRKSWFGWVKRLFTSESKDNKKPNRWGWSFGRIKQKQYPTITAPNRTLIEASEEQRKHALTVAIATAAAAEAAVAAAHAAAEVVKLTGTSRSYSYLSKGDKSLAAIKIQSTYRAHLARKALRALKGVIRLQAIIRGQAVRRQVSNNILQNFPSNVRNQVGIQERSSHNTAEQIQQSPKQKKKIEEKELKSECHGQRTWDCSLLSREDIEAIWFRKQEAMVKRERMKQYSSSQRETKNNQMLEESVHNKDFGRESCHTLGDWLHQETRDWDLVYKPTLTSNLITTKKEFQEGLSTQTSIPRKSFSLVKRSLNGDESSMSNSLVFPTYMAVTESSKAKMRSISTPKQRTGILDICSNQNEPHKEGIFFGSSYYGATSSTNENSASYQQRC; encoded by the exons ATGGCAAAGAGGAAGAGCTGGTTTGGATGGGTAAAAAGGCTATTCACTTCTGAGTCAAAGGACAACAAA AAGCCAAACAGATGGGGGTGGAGTTTTGGAAGGATTAAGCAGAAACAGTATCCTACAATTACAGCTCCAAATAGGACACTGATTGAAGCAAGTGAAGAGCAGAGAAAGCATGCTTTAACCGTCGCTATTGCAACTGCAGCAGCTGCTGAGGCTGCAGTTGCTGCTGCACATGCTGCTGCTGAGGTTGTCAAGCTCACTGGCACTTCTCGCTCTTACTCATATCTTTCCAAGGGAGACAAAAGTTTAGCTGCCATCAAGATTCAGAGCACGTACCGTGCACATCTT GCTAGGAAAGCATTAAGAGCATTGAAAGGAGTTATAAGACTTCAAGCCATAATTCGGGGTCAAGCTGTGAGACGTCAAGTGTCAAACAACATTTTGCAGAATTTTCCCTCCAATGTAAGAAATCAGGTGGGAATTCAGGAAAGAAGCAGCCATAATACTGCTGAACAGATCCAGCAAAGTCCAAAGCAGAAGAAAAAGATAGAAGAGAAGGAACTGAAG TCTGAATGCCATGGTcaaagaacatgggattgtagCTTGCTCTCAAGAGAAGACATTGAAGCTATATGGTTTAGAAAACAAGAGGCCATGGTCAAAAGAGAGCGCATGAAACAGTACTCTTCTTCACAAAGG gAGACAAAAAATAACCAAATGTTGGAAGAATCTGTACACAACAAGGACTTCGGAAGAGAGAGCTGCCACACACTTGGAGATTGGCTACATCAAGAAACACGTGATTGGGATTTGGTTTATAAACCAACTCTTACTTCAAACTtgataacaacaaaaaaagaatttcaagaaGGGTTGAGTACACAAACTTCAATCCCAAGGAAATCATTTTCTCTTGTAAAAAGAAGCTTAAATGGGGATGAGAGTTCCATGTCAAATTCTCTAGTTTTTCCCACTTACATGGCTGTTACTGAATCCAGCAAAGCAAAGATGAGGTCTATTAGCACACCAAAGCAAAGAACAGGAATTCTGGATATATGCTCCAATCAGAATGAGCCTCACAAGGAAGGCATTTTCTTTGGCTCTTCTTATTATGGTGCAACTAGTAGCACCAATGAAAACAGTGCAAGTTATCAACAAAGATGCTAG